Within the Deltaproteobacteria bacterium genome, the region ACTTCACACCGCCAGCATACGTACAAACTACTGTCAGTGACATTCATCGCTTCATCAACGATGAACTCAAACCAATCGAACGTGACCTCGCCGAGCATCTCACGAACGAGCATTTGTACCTGCGCGAAGACGGACGCTTAGCACCGGAAGTCCTGGCTGCGCAACGTGCGATTCGCAAGAAGTCTGCCGATCGTGGCCTGTATGCACTGCACATGCCTAAGGAAGTCGGTGGCGGTGGGTTCAGCTTGACGGATATGTTCTTCATCCACGAAGCTGTGTATCAGCACGGCATCGGCGTCACGCAGTGGATGCTGTCGTGGACCGAGGGGCCGAATCAGATGCTGATGTTTCTCACTGATGAGCAGAAGCAGAAGTATCTTGGCCCACTGGTGCGGGGAGAGAAAACTGCGGCGTATGCAATCACTGAGTATCGTGGTGGGTCGGATGTCCTGGGTATGGAAACTCGTGCGCAGCGGCAAGGTGATGAGTGGATTATCAACGGCACCAAAGCCTATATCACCAACGCGCAGTACGCAGAGCTGATTATTGTCTGCGCTATGACTGACCCTAGCAAACGCGGAGAAGGCGGGAGTGCGTTCATAGTTGAGAACGATGCTCCGGGACTGCATATCGGTCGCACCTATCGCACGATCATGGACGACG harbors:
- a CDS encoding acyl-CoA dehydrogenase family protein codes for the protein MIDFTPPAYVQTTVSDIHRFINDELKPIERDLAEHLTNEHLYLREDGRLAPEVLAAQRAIRKKSADRGLYALHMPKEVGGGGFSLTDMFFIHEAVYQHGIGVTQWMLSWTEGPNQMLMFLTDEQKQKYLGPLVRGEKTAAYAITEYRGGSDVLGMETRAQRQGDEWIINGTKAYITNAQYAELIIVCAMTDPSKRGEGGSAFIVENDAPGLHIGRTYRTIMDDGMTGELIFDNCRTPHNSMWGNEGEGFYLSMGMINWIRVRRGGMCTGLGQYLLDRCTSYIKNRQAFGGPLSRFQALQWMIVDSYLDVQAMKSMSLQCLWQADQGNLWTLKVDPQLVQVVCSLKVFCDEALYRVADRAVQLHGAHGLMKESGIEKIFRIARNLRIPGGTDEIQRVNIAKALGL